One window of the Candidatus Jettenia sp. genome contains the following:
- a CDS encoding AMP-binding protein: MKAFHGIDKLSVGAIKKIQDELLSDTIRYAYEMSVYYRRVFDRHGISPADMKTVEFLDTLPCTSKLDISKDNWAFLSVKRESIAEIVSTTGTTGEPVFIALTGNDIERLTYNEERSFGYTGAGKEDLFHIAVTCDNLFIAGIAYYRGLIRLGASVVRIGPQGIVRHFDLIKKLKPNGIVAVPSFLFYLICRAHENELDMKKFGIEKIVLIGDSIRNVDFSANTLGCLIENAFDERCYSTYGITEGQVSFCECEFHQGLHSHPDLVIVEIVDDHGKTLKDNEIGELVITPLQLQGMPLIRYKTGDITFKISSPCLCGRNSVRIGPILGRKHQRLKVAGVTLYPKTIENTILGIKDIINYQIEVYTGNDQTDHIILRVGAYRNDKSFKSFLLDSLRARAKVTPEIEIESPEEIEKRLFEGGSRKAIIFKDRRIKLYE; the protein is encoded by the coding sequence ATGAAGGCTTTTCATGGTATAGATAAGCTCTCCGTAGGTGCGATAAAGAAGATACAGGATGAGTTGTTATCCGATACGATTCGTTACGCCTATGAAATGTCCGTTTACTACAGAAGGGTTTTCGACAGGCATGGTATATCGCCGGCTGATATGAAAACGGTTGAATTTCTCGACACATTACCATGTACCAGCAAACTGGATATTTCGAAGGATAACTGGGCATTTTTATCGGTGAAAAGAGAGTCTATTGCAGAAATTGTTTCAACTACGGGTACAACAGGAGAGCCTGTTTTTATAGCTCTTACAGGCAATGATATAGAGCGCCTTACCTATAATGAGGAAAGGAGCTTCGGTTATACAGGGGCAGGGAAAGAGGATTTATTTCATATAGCCGTTACCTGTGATAATCTTTTTATTGCCGGCATCGCATACTACAGAGGGTTGATAAGACTTGGCGCATCTGTTGTCAGAATAGGGCCACAAGGTATTGTCAGACACTTTGATCTGATAAAAAAACTAAAACCCAATGGAATTGTTGCTGTACCATCATTTCTGTTTTACCTGATATGTCGTGCACATGAGAACGAATTAGATATGAAAAAATTTGGTATAGAGAAAATAGTCCTCATTGGTGATAGTATCAGAAATGTAGATTTTAGCGCCAATACGCTTGGCTGTTTGATTGAGAATGCATTTGATGAGAGATGCTACTCAACGTATGGTATTACCGAGGGACAGGTATCGTTTTGCGAATGTGAATTTCACCAGGGACTTCACAGTCATCCAGACCTTGTTATTGTGGAGATTGTTGATGATCATGGGAAAACGCTAAAAGACAATGAGATAGGGGAGTTGGTAATAACCCCTCTTCAGCTTCAGGGTATGCCGTTGATAAGATACAAAACGGGAGACATTACGTTTAAAATATCAAGCCCTTGTCTTTGTGGAAGAAATTCAGTCCGCATTGGTCCCATTTTAGGACGCAAACACCAGAGATTGAAGGTTGCGGGAGTTACGCTGTATCCCAAGACAATTGAAAATACTATCCTCGGTATAAAAGATATCATAAACTACCAAATAGAGGTATACACAGGGAATGACCAGACAGACCACATAATCTTAAGAGTGGGTGCTTACAGAAATGATAAGAGTTTCAAATCATTTTTACTCGATTCTCTTCGTGCACGGGCAAAGGTAACGCCGGAGATAGAGATCGAGTCGCCAGAGGAGATAGAGAAGAGACTTTTTGAAGGTGGGAGTCGGAAAGCAATTATATTTAAGGACAGGAGAATTAAATTGTATGAGTAA
- a CDS encoding radical SAM protein: MSNTTDTINELSFTDEEIMECLAKKGLLSIELEFTKKCNLRCLYCYSNAGEPAKDELSIDELKSVVFQAKNLGAKKIVLLGGGEPLLYKGLEEIVDYINSLGLQQILFTNGVLIDEKIAGFLFKNKVSVVIKRNSFNPEVQDMLADMKGTFKHIQKGITILMETGYPQKEISLGIQTIICKQNIDEIPSMWIWARERGIIPYFEVLTYQGRAKENRELSVSPSEIKDVFERLEMIDNTFGIPWKSHPKIAAFSCKRHLYSCLINSQGYIQACTGVDMPIGNIREKSLKEILKNSEVITNLRDIYEKIDGYCKTCEHNTSCYGCRGNAYQITGNYLASDPKCWSCKKESNENFAHICQR; this comes from the coding sequence ATGAGTAATACCACAGATACCATCAATGAACTGAGTTTTACTGATGAAGAAATTATGGAATGTCTTGCGAAAAAAGGGCTGCTTTCTATAGAACTTGAGTTTACGAAGAAATGTAATCTCAGATGTCTTTATTGTTACTCCAATGCGGGAGAACCGGCTAAGGATGAATTGAGTATCGATGAATTAAAGTCAGTTGTATTTCAGGCGAAAAATTTAGGAGCAAAAAAGATCGTTCTCTTAGGTGGAGGAGAGCCTTTACTCTATAAGGGCTTAGAGGAGATAGTTGACTATATAAATTCTCTTGGACTACAACAAATACTCTTTACCAATGGCGTACTCATCGATGAGAAAATAGCGGGGTTTCTCTTTAAAAATAAGGTTTCTGTTGTTATAAAGCGTAACAGCTTCAATCCAGAGGTTCAGGATATGCTTGCAGATATGAAAGGAACGTTTAAGCATATACAGAAAGGAATAACCATTTTGATGGAGACAGGGTATCCCCAAAAAGAGATTTCATTGGGTATACAAACTATTATCTGCAAACAAAATATAGACGAGATTCCATCCATGTGGATATGGGCGCGCGAGAGAGGAATTATTCCTTACTTTGAGGTGTTAACCTATCAGGGGCGCGCAAAGGAAAACAGAGAACTATCGGTATCCCCGTCTGAAATCAAGGATGTCTTTGAGCGTTTAGAGATGATAGATAATACCTTTGGTATTCCATGGAAGTCACATCCAAAAATTGCAGCCTTTTCATGCAAACGACATCTTTACAGTTGTCTTATCAATTCTCAGGGCTATATTCAGGCTTGTACAGGAGTTGATATGCCAATTGGAAATATCAGAGAAAAATCACTCAAAGAGATCCTTAAAAATAGTGAAGTAATAACGAATCTCAGAGATATCTATGAAAAGATAGATGGTTATTGTAAAACATGTGAACATAATACCAGTTGTTACGGCTGCAGAGGAAATGCATATCAAATAACAGGCAATTATTTGGCCTCTGACCCAAAATGCTGGAGTTGTAAAAAGGAATCGAATGAAAATTTTGCTCATATCTGTCAACGATGA
- a CDS encoding cobalamin-dependent protein (Presence of a B(12) (cobalamin)-binding domain implies dependence on cobalamin itself, in one of its several forms, or in some unusual lineages, dependence on a cobalamin-like analog.) has protein sequence MKILLISVNDETDPYPVTPLGVAYIAKALKNKGHTVYVLDLCFVEDAYRAVGDILKGFLPDIIGLSIRNIDNLTYKKSIFYLPGIRDIVTFIKKNTSVPIIVGGSGFSIFPKEVLRYLHLDIGIVGEGETAVSLIADGIENGSDIYHIPNLCYISDGIFKQNNLCSDFIQNIPDRTLFDNKRYLELGGMANIQSKRGCPFRCTYCTYPNIEGNKLRLREPGPIAAELKEMKANYDIDYVFFVDDIFNFPEEHAGAICEEIIKNSLNINWTCFAIPKGMTPELAKLMKMAGCKGIEFGTDAGSEKTLKGLGKSFTLDDVAHATEYCKNIGLPAAHYVIIGGPEEDDSTLTETFTFFKKNKPTAIIALIGIRIYPNTLIYHKAIEDCIIEKDENLLEPIFYITPNMSEETLFHKVSEYAAHSYNWIVPNLDLRCNTSMLTKLRSVGRRGPLWNLFAQKNILRSEVID, from the coding sequence ATGAAAATTTTGCTCATATCTGTCAACGATGAAACAGATCCATATCCGGTGACGCCATTAGGCGTTGCATATATTGCAAAGGCTCTAAAAAACAAAGGGCATACGGTTTATGTCCTTGATTTGTGTTTTGTTGAAGACGCTTATCGTGCGGTTGGAGATATCCTGAAAGGCTTTTTACCGGATATTATTGGCTTATCTATCAGGAACATTGATAATCTTACTTATAAGAAAAGTATTTTTTACCTGCCAGGGATTCGGGATATAGTTACTTTTATAAAGAAGAATACGTCTGTTCCTATCATAGTTGGAGGTTCAGGTTTTTCTATCTTTCCGAAAGAGGTTTTGAGGTATTTACATCTGGATATCGGCATTGTAGGGGAAGGGGAAACTGCTGTATCACTGATTGCAGATGGGATTGAAAATGGTAGCGATATATATCATATACCAAATCTCTGTTATATTAGCGATGGAATATTTAAACAAAATAACCTGTGCAGTGATTTTATTCAGAATATACCTGATCGGACACTTTTCGATAATAAAAGATATCTCGAACTAGGCGGTATGGCCAACATACAGTCGAAAAGAGGATGTCCATTCAGATGTACCTACTGTACCTATCCAAATATCGAAGGCAATAAACTAAGATTGAGAGAGCCGGGTCCTATCGCAGCAGAGTTAAAGGAAATGAAGGCTAACTATGATATTGATTATGTGTTTTTTGTCGATGATATATTTAACTTCCCGGAAGAACATGCCGGTGCAATATGCGAAGAGATAATAAAAAACAGTCTGAACATTAACTGGACATGCTTTGCAATTCCAAAAGGAATGACCCCGGAACTTGCTAAATTAATGAAAATGGCAGGCTGTAAGGGAATTGAATTTGGAACAGATGCAGGCTCTGAGAAAACACTGAAAGGATTGGGTAAATCTTTTACTCTCGATGATGTAGCACATGCGACTGAATATTGTAAAAACATTGGCTTGCCTGCTGCCCATTATGTTATAATTGGCGGTCCGGAGGAAGATGATTCTACCTTAACAGAGACATTCACTTTTTTTAAAAAGAATAAACCAACGGCAATTATTGCATTAATAGGAATTAGAATATATCCAAATACCCTTATTTACCACAAGGCTATAGAAGATTGTATTATTGAGAAAGATGAGAATTTACTGGAACCAATATTCTATATAACACCAAACATGAGTGAGGAGACATTATTTCACAAAGTTTCTGAATATGCTGCACACAGTTATAATTGGATAGTTCCTAATCTTGATTTAAGATGTAATACCAGCATGCTAACTAAATTAAGAAGTGTGGGCAGGAGAGGGCCACTATGGAATTTATTTGCACAAAAGAATATTCTGAGAAGTGAAGTAATTGATTGA
- a CDS encoding phosphopantetheine-binding protein, with the protein MYDTIQRLKELLVIRLKLKVGVDKIKDDTPLFGPNSLGLDSIDVLEMVIVIKKEFGVEIMDRETSENIFTSVGSIARYIEENR; encoded by the coding sequence ATGTACGATACTATTCAAAGGCTTAAGGAGTTACTGGTGATAAGATTGAAGCTCAAGGTTGGAGTAGATAAAATAAAAGATGATACACCCCTTTTTGGCCCTAATAGTCTGGGTCTTGATTCCATAGATGTATTGGAAATGGTTATTGTTATTAAAAAGGAATTTGGCGTTGAGATAATGGATAGAGAAACTTCCGAAAATATCTTTACATCAGTCGGCTCAATAGCAAGGTATATAGAAGAAAATAGATGA
- the fabZ gene encoding 3-hydroxyacyl-ACP dehydratase FabZ — translation MVEFEEEKRIVCLKNVSNNDEFLQGHFKNNPVMPGSLILEAMAQASGLIIGSKKSKMAYLCRVKDAKFRKPVVPGDQLIIISSLIDKLPPLYIFEAGASVGGEVVSEAGISLSF, via the coding sequence ATAGTTGAATTTGAAGAGGAAAAACGAATTGTATGTCTGAAAAACGTTAGTAATAATGATGAATTTCTTCAGGGGCACTTTAAGAATAATCCTGTAATGCCAGGTTCTCTCATTCTCGAAGCAATGGCACAGGCATCCGGTTTAATAATTGGCAGTAAAAAATCAAAAATGGCCTATTTATGCAGGGTAAAAGACGCCAAATTCAGAAAACCTGTTGTGCCTGGAGACCAGCTTATTATTATTTCGTCTCTAATTGATAAACTTCCGCCACTCTATATCTTTGAGGCTGGTGCGTCTGTTGGGGGTGAAGTGGTTTCTGAGGCCGGGATAAGTCTCTCTTTTTGA
- a CDS encoding class I SAM-dependent methyltransferase codes for MNSIQQVNCNICGVDDTSLIAVQNGYRMVKCKNCGLVYLNSRPNQQTLLKLYADYHQREGKDEDVWARLMEKNFKEVSLLLNKIFPEKGKILDVGCGYGHFIEIMQDCGWFAQGVDPSSGTLYHAKKKGLNVIETSFDDSSFPDNFFDVVTAFYVLEHLPDPLSTAKKIFKMLKPGGVIVIRVPHTTPIVRFLSVFTIDNNLYDAPYHLYDFSPMTITVLLKKAGFSLIQVTPGSPTLPPKRFERVISLVSGYFSQVLFVMSRGKFLLPGTSKTIIAVKQIENRVS; via the coding sequence ATGAATAGTATACAACAGGTAAATTGCAATATTTGCGGTGTTGATGATACGTCCCTGATTGCAGTTCAGAATGGATACCGGATGGTAAAATGTAAAAATTGCGGGCTTGTGTATCTCAATTCAAGGCCAAATCAACAGACGTTACTAAAGCTCTATGCAGACTATCACCAAAGGGAAGGAAAGGATGAGGATGTATGGGCAAGACTTATGGAGAAAAATTTCAAGGAAGTTTCATTGCTTTTAAATAAGATATTTCCGGAGAAAGGAAAAATCCTTGATGTTGGGTGTGGTTATGGACACTTTATTGAGATAATGCAGGATTGTGGATGGTTTGCACAGGGAGTTGATCCATCCTCAGGGACTTTATATCATGCTAAAAAAAAGGGACTGAATGTCATTGAGACATCGTTTGACGATAGTTCATTTCCTGATAATTTTTTTGATGTTGTAACAGCGTTTTATGTCCTTGAGCATCTTCCCGATCCACTTTCTACAGCAAAGAAGATTTTTAAGATGCTAAAACCAGGCGGTGTTATCGTTATAAGGGTTCCTCATACAACGCCAATAGTCCGATTTCTTTCTGTTTTTACCATAGATAATAATCTTTATGATGCGCCATATCATCTCTATGATTTTTCGCCCATGACAATCACCGTATTACTGAAAAAAGCAGGATTCTCATTAATTCAAGTAACGCCCGGTAGCCCAACACTTCCACCAAAGCGCTTTGAGAGGGTTATATCTCTCGTTTCAGGTTATTTTTCTCAGGTTCTTTTTGTAATGAGCAGAGGCAAATTCCTTTTGCCAGGAACCAGTAAAACAATTATTGCTGTTAAACAGATAGAAAACAGGGTTTCATGA
- a CDS encoding MMPL family transporter, with product MEQFLKKVAYGIFLYHKHIVIVFSLFTIISLITIFNMEIRSDIIDVLPAKNKAVAQFKDVMEKYGTVDNVVVVIEADGNRIDEQIGLIEDLAKRLIASPSIEYVDYSPLKSQSDFFFKHFPLFLDENGLKHLTEKLTPVGIEHQIRYNRQRLLSPFSSPFDYELIAKDPLNIADSIKNSFVRSNKNELDLSMGYYFTPDYSTALIFAKPKGKSKDMAFVKNLKKELDSIAALAMKGNGNPMNVSVGFTGGYLLSENVREIIKHDIISSSTVSVFLIALLIWLAYRVRVKILLVFGFVLLTSLSMTVAFAYLLFGNINIVTSVVIIAVMAGLYVDYSMHIVKRYSDELREYNDPLQALEITIAKTGSAIILSGLTTSLSFFSIVVTKFKGLYELGIVSGIGVILCLITTLLLMNSLLVWISKYGLQNIQFEKPGKKALYGFNNLASLIAKKHRYIVLTGIVLVIAAGLGISQLRFDNNPDNLAPKDSSAIALGKKISGKIGKKGEPLTVVIKNKDNSALTADFDILEKVLPQWKREGFIEDYHSLGMLMPASSVQSIRIDKRKEFMKSMFPLDSIEQTVTNVLEKNNFNYDKSYLHKYLTGILDALNNTEFIGLREIETLPAPMISRFYNKDDSSIVAYLYPTKRGWDKQTLDMFQEYVQSKGANWILVGKPILIGEIKSPIIWGSVLATALTVFFDLVIIYLYFRKVWYVALALLPVILGFVLTMGSMGYMNIPFNFINIGTIALIFGFGVDYGIHVMQAYIGEEKMDIGNALRISGKNVMMCAATTIAGCGSLMTAKFTGIASIGPVLTIGVIACACTALIVLPSVICLNKSRFQYERFS from the coding sequence ATGGAACAATTTTTAAAAAAAGTTGCTTATGGTATCTTTTTATATCATAAGCATATCGTCATTGTCTTTTCTCTGTTTACCATAATCTCTCTCATTACCATTTTTAACATGGAGATCAGATCGGATATCATCGATGTGCTTCCTGCGAAAAATAAGGCCGTTGCCCAATTTAAAGATGTCATGGAGAAATATGGAACTGTAGACAACGTAGTGGTAGTAATAGAGGCAGATGGTAACAGGATAGATGAACAGATTGGTCTTATTGAGGATTTGGCAAAAAGGCTTATAGCGTCTCCTTCCATAGAATATGTTGATTATAGCCCACTAAAATCCCAAAGTGATTTTTTTTTCAAACATTTCCCCTTATTCCTCGATGAAAACGGTTTGAAACATCTTACAGAAAAATTAACACCCGTTGGCATTGAACACCAAATCAGATACAACCGGCAAAGACTTCTCTCGCCTTTTAGTTCGCCTTTTGACTATGAACTTATTGCAAAAGATCCTCTGAATATAGCTGATAGTATCAAGAACAGTTTCGTACGATCGAACAAGAACGAACTTGATCTTAGTATGGGTTATTATTTTACGCCGGACTATTCTACCGCCCTTATTTTTGCTAAACCGAAAGGCAAAAGCAAGGATATGGCATTTGTAAAAAATCTGAAAAAGGAATTGGATTCCATTGCTGCTCTGGCAATGAAGGGAAATGGTAACCCAATGAATGTCAGTGTGGGATTTACAGGAGGATACCTTTTATCAGAGAATGTCCGGGAGATTATTAAGCATGATATAATAAGCTCTTCTACCGTGTCTGTTTTTTTAATTGCATTACTTATATGGCTGGCTTACCGGGTAAGGGTAAAGATACTTTTGGTATTTGGGTTTGTTCTGTTAACGTCTCTTTCCATGACAGTAGCCTTTGCCTATCTCCTTTTTGGAAATATCAATATTGTTACAAGCGTTGTTATCATCGCAGTGATGGCAGGCCTTTATGTGGATTATTCTATGCACATAGTAAAAAGATACAGTGATGAGTTAAGAGAATATAATGATCCGCTGCAGGCGCTGGAAATAACCATTGCAAAGACAGGTTCGGCAATTATTCTATCAGGACTTACGACTTCTTTATCTTTTTTTAGTATTGTTGTAACGAAGTTTAAGGGGTTGTATGAGCTTGGGATTGTTTCCGGAATAGGCGTTATTTTATGTCTGATAACCACACTTCTCCTGATGAATTCCCTGCTTGTATGGATAAGCAAATATGGATTACAAAATATCCAGTTTGAGAAACCCGGGAAAAAGGCGCTTTACGGATTCAATAATCTTGCCAGTCTTATCGCGAAAAAGCACCGATATATCGTTCTTACAGGCATTGTACTTGTTATTGCTGCAGGACTGGGTATATCTCAATTACGTTTTGATAACAATCCCGACAACCTTGCACCGAAGGATAGTTCTGCTATTGCCCTGGGGAAGAAAATAAGCGGAAAAATAGGAAAAAAAGGGGAGCCTCTTACGGTAGTGATTAAAAATAAAGATAACAGTGCGCTTACTGCTGACTTTGATATTCTGGAGAAAGTTCTTCCGCAATGGAAGAGGGAAGGTTTCATTGAGGATTATCATTCACTAGGTATGCTCATGCCGGCTTCTTCTGTTCAATCGATAAGAATAGATAAACGAAAAGAGTTTATGAAGAGCATGTTTCCCTTAGATTCAATAGAACAAACAGTAACAAATGTCCTTGAAAAAAATAATTTTAATTATGATAAAAGTTATCTTCACAAATACCTCACGGGAATCCTGGATGCCTTAAACAACACTGAATTTATAGGGTTAAGAGAAATTGAAACCCTCCCTGCCCCGATGATCAGCCGTTTTTACAACAAGGATGACTCATCTATCGTTGCGTATCTTTATCCAACAAAAAGGGGATGGGATAAGCAAACACTCGATATGTTTCAGGAGTATGTTCAATCAAAAGGGGCAAACTGGATATTGGTTGGAAAACCTATTCTTATTGGTGAGATAAAATCACCCATCATCTGGGGCAGTGTGCTGGCAACTGCATTGACTGTTTTCTTTGATCTTGTCATTATTTATTTGTATTTCAGAAAAGTATGGTATGTTGCGCTCGCTTTACTGCCGGTAATACTGGGGTTTGTATTGACGATGGGCAGTATGGGTTACATGAATATCCCTTTTAATTTCATAAACATTGGGACTATAGCTTTAATTTTTGGTTTTGGTGTGGATTATGGTATACATGTAATGCAAGCATATATTGGGGAAGAAAAGATGGATATTGGTAATGCTCTTCGGATTAGTGGTAAAAATGTGATGATGTGTGCAGCAACGACCATTGCCGGTTGTGGAAGTCTCATGACAGCAAAGTTTACTGGTATTGCTTCGATAGGGCCTGTCCTCACTATTGGTGTAATTGCCTGTGCCTGTACTGCATTAATCGTATTACCGTCTGTTATCTGTCTGAATAAAAGCAGATTTCAATATGAAAGATTTTCATGA
- a CDS encoding NAD(P)-binding protein has product MKDFDVIIIGSGIGGLISAGILSAKGFKTLLVEKNKTPGGYLASFRRRGFIFDSSLDCISGVAPGGLIFRVMELLQVHKSINLVQVDPIRISIFPDIEVPVDSDIHAYMERLAVLFPSEREAIKKFFGLLDRIYCGMQSAIPMMVAGKLELQKIIPEIVKFSHIPYGRLLDECITDYRLKSVLSDRCSFIGLPPSMVSTLSMINIIMSYFKLGAYRLVGGSQSLADAFVGGIKKAGGRVIFGNGAKKILFHEDGRCFGITCDNGDEYTARFIISNADFQNTFRNLLGGEYTSIAEDMQKNIGISTSFFMVYAGISGSIEKHSSIGYFLPIISKIVLYPAGLLKKIALLLASP; this is encoded by the coding sequence ATGAAGGATTTTGATGTAATAATTATTGGGAGTGGCATTGGTGGACTGATAAGCGCAGGGATTCTCAGCGCAAAGGGATTCAAAACGCTCTTGGTGGAAAAAAATAAGACACCGGGGGGATACCTCGCATCCTTCAGAAGGAGAGGTTTTATTTTTGATTCTTCCTTAGACTGTATATCAGGTGTTGCTCCTGGCGGATTAATATTCAGGGTAATGGAGCTTCTTCAGGTTCATAAGAGTATAAATCTTGTACAAGTGGACCCCATAAGGATTAGTATCTTTCCAGACATTGAAGTTCCTGTTGATTCAGATATTCATGCCTACATGGAGAGACTTGCTGTATTATTTCCTTCCGAGCGTGAGGCAATCAAAAAATTTTTTGGATTATTAGACAGGATCTACTGTGGGATGCAATCGGCAATACCTATGATGGTTGCCGGAAAGCTTGAATTGCAGAAAATAATTCCGGAGATAGTAAAATTCAGCCATATTCCCTATGGCAGGCTGCTGGATGAGTGTATTACTGATTACAGGCTTAAATCAGTTTTATCCGACAGATGTTCCTTTATAGGGCTTCCCCCCTCTATGGTTTCCACCCTTTCCATGATCAACATAATCATGAGTTATTTCAAATTAGGTGCATACAGGCTGGTAGGAGGTTCTCAGAGCCTTGCAGATGCATTTGTTGGAGGAATAAAAAAAGCTGGTGGCAGGGTAATTTTCGGTAACGGCGCAAAGAAGATTCTTTTCCATGAGGATGGTCGTTGTTTTGGAATTACCTGTGATAATGGTGACGAATACACTGCAAGGTTTATTATATCAAATGCAGATTTTCAAAATACCTTTCGTAATCTTCTGGGTGGTGAATATACCTCCATTGCTGAAGATATGCAGAAGAATATAGGTATTTCAACATCATTTTTCATGGTATATGCAGGTATTAGCGGAAGTATTGAGAAACATTCCAGTATTGGTTATTTTCTTCCTATAATATCGAAGATTGTTTTATACCCGGCAGGGCTTTTAAAGAAGATAGCTCTACTGCTGGCATCACCGTAG
- a CDS encoding glycosyltransferase family 2 protein encodes MTSDICVVIPAYNASATIKDVVRGALKYVSRVIVADDGSTDDTASAASKAGAEVLVIEKNKGKGNALKLLFQKAIEEGYRSVISMDADGQHDPEDIPQFIAIYTRYPDDIIVGSRMHEKEKIPRARYNSMCIARFYISLVANQFLEDTQCGFRLYPLSIIKRLRLMTERYVTETELLIKAGDMGIHIRFVKVKTIYSENGSHFKPITDITSITAYIISYAHIKWLIEGVTSNNQNTYSAKNYVRDRIGENKKIDVLFQILTAFTALPATIIFLAEYIILPPFIPHNFASIRKLGCGFSKITIATQMLPFVLLFALLEKAMKRAGFQVNLVDRFIGRFYSNLWKGKN; translated from the coding sequence TTGACTTCTGACATCTGTGTTGTAATTCCTGCATACAATGCATCTGCCACTATAAAGGACGTAGTTCGTGGTGCATTGAAATATGTTTCCCGGGTTATTGTTGCTGATGATGGTTCTACTGATGATACAGCAAGTGCTGCATCTAAAGCAGGGGCAGAAGTTCTGGTTATAGAAAAGAACAAAGGAAAAGGGAATGCCTTAAAATTGCTTTTTCAGAAGGCCATTGAAGAAGGATATCGTTCGGTAATATCTATGGATGCGGACGGACAACATGATCCTGAAGATATACCGCAGTTTATTGCGATATATACCAGATATCCTGATGATATCATTGTAGGCTCAAGGATGCATGAGAAGGAAAAAATACCAAGGGCACGATACAATTCCATGTGTATAGCCCGATTTTATATTTCTCTCGTTGCTAACCAATTTTTGGAAGATACACAGTGTGGTTTCAGGTTATACCCGTTATCAATTATAAAAAGATTGCGATTAATGACAGAAAGGTATGTTACCGAGACGGAATTGCTTATAAAAGCAGGGGATATGGGAATACATATCAGATTTGTGAAGGTTAAAACAATCTACAGCGAAAATGGTAGTCATTTTAAACCCATAACAGATATTACCAGCATAACAGCATATATTATTTCCTATGCTCATATCAAATGGCTTATAGAAGGAGTAACCTCAAATAATCAGAACACATATTCAGCAAAAAATTATGTAAGAGATAGGATAGGAGAAAACAAGAAAATAGACGTTCTCTTTCAAATTTTGACCGCATTTACAGCACTTCCTGCAACTATTATCTTTCTGGCAGAGTATATCATTTTACCACCGTTTATTCCTCATAATTTTGCATCTATCCGTAAACTTGGCTGTGGCTTTTCAAAGATCACCATAGCAACGCAAATGTTACCTTTTGTACTTCTCTTTGCTCTATTAGAAAAGGCAATGAAAAGAGCAGGTTTTCAGGTTAACCTCGTTGATAGATTTATAGGAAGATTTTATTCAAATCTGTGGAAAGGCAAGAACTAG
- a CDS encoding 1-acyl-sn-glycerol-3-phosphate acyltransferase has protein sequence MIIPIKETCKLIVYRLIPYCFFYPFFKIFCRLEVKGIENLSSKEGILIASNHLSYIDPPLLATIIPGGCTFMAKHELFNIPVLKYIIRYYAFPVNRQNPTASSIKTAIHKLACGKKVVIFPEGRRNRGANDVSFKNGIAMIAVLSKRKVVPTLIEGTDKLFSKGTIIPRLAKLKITFGRPLDLNQTGADYKKISQKIMEHITQQTTAKNFEELSSIASARTIHKQ, from the coding sequence ATGATTATTCCGATAAAAGAAACGTGTAAATTGATAGTATACAGACTGATTCCTTACTGCTTCTTTTATCCTTTTTTCAAAATATTTTGCAGATTGGAGGTAAAGGGGATCGAGAACCTTTCCAGCAAAGAAGGTATTCTTATTGCTTCTAATCATCTTAGTTATATTGACCCTCCTCTTCTGGCAACGATAATTCCCGGGGGATGTACTTTTATGGCAAAACATGAACTGTTTAATATCCCGGTACTAAAATACATCATTCGGTATTATGCTTTCCCTGTAAATAGACAAAATCCAACAGCATCTTCAATAAAAACAGCAATACATAAGCTTGCTTGTGGAAAAAAAGTTGTTATCTTCCCGGAGGGAAGAAGGAACAGGGGAGCTAATGATGTTTCGTTCAAAAACGGTATAGCAATGATAGCTGTTTTAAGTAAAAGGAAGGTTGTACCAACACTGATTGAGGGCACAGATAAACTTTTTTCTAAAGGTACCATTATTCCAAGACTGGCAAAGCTGAAGATAACGTTTGGAAGACCTCTGGATCTCAATCAAACAGGTGCCGACTATAAAAAGATAAGTCAAAAAATCATGGAACACATAACGCAACAAACTACAGCCAAAAATTTTGAAGAACTTTCTTCTATTGCCTCAGCCAGAACAATACATAAGCAATAG